The stretch of DNA ACGTTCCGCATCGGTCGGGTGACCCAGATCATCCCGCAGTCCATCGACCCGAACTACCAGCAGTCGATCACGGCCGCTGGCATCTCGCTCGATACCTACCGCGTGGCGGCCGAGGGCGACCTCGTCCGCACGGCGCTCTCGGACAGGATCGTCGCCGACGCCACGACGAAGCCGTCCCTCCAGCGCCACGTCCTCGAGATCATGATGACCCAGCAGATCGACCAGACGACGAAGGCGCCGATCCTCACCGACCAGGTGGACGCAGCCCACATCCTCTACCTCCCGTACAGCGCGAGCGGCAATGGCTCGCCCGTGCCGTCCGGCGATCCGGGCTGGGAGGTCGCCCACCAGCGGGCGCTCGCGACGTACTACGCCCTCCTCAAGGACCCGACGCAGTTCGCCGCGATCGCCAGGCGCGACAGCGCGGACACGGGCTCGGCGGCAAACGGCGGCAACCTCGGCTACCTGAGCCAGAACGGCCTCGTCAAGCCGTTCGGCGACGCGATCTTCAAGCCGGGCCTCGTCAAGGGCGAGATCCTCCCCCCCGTCCAGACCCAGTTCGGCTGGCATGTCATCGAGTTCCTCGGCCGGCGCCCGCCGGCGCTCACCGCGATGAACGGCCTGGCCCTCCAGCTCGCCAAACCCGGAGCCGATTTCGCCGCCCTCGCGAAGGCGAACTCGACGGCGGCGAACGCGAGCACTGGCGGCGACATGGGCTGGGTCGCACCGTACCAGCTGAGCCAGAAGCTGGAGGACGCGATCACCGCGACCGCGGTCGGCAAGGTCTCCGCCGTCGTGACGGACGGCAACAACGTCTACCTCTACAAGGTGGTCGACGAGCAGACGCGCCTGCCCGACGCGAGCCAGATCGCGACCCTCAAGTCGAGCGCGTTCCAGAACTGGTACAACGCCCAGCGGGCGAAGGCGACGATCACCACGGATCCGGCGTTCACCGTCTCCAGCTCCGGCTCCAGCATCCCCGGCGGCTGACCGGCCTCCGATGCTCGACGCGCTCGTCGCGGAGGCGCGGGTCCGCTGGGGTCTTGACCCCGCCGCAGGGCTCCAGGTCGTCATCGCCGAGCGACTCGTCGGGACGCCGATCGATCCAACGCGGCCGGTCCTCGTCGTGCCGGCGGTGATCCTCGGCACCGCGAACGACGGCCCCGTCCGACCGCTGCCGGGTCGCCACGGTCCGCGCGGCCAGGATCCGCTGGCGGTCGTCGGCCGCCTGTATCCCGCCGACCACTCGGTCGGGCGCTTCGGGGTGGCGGTCGGAACCGTCGTCGGAGACCTCGTGCCGGACGATCTCACGGCACCCCTCTACCTCGCCCCGGTCCCGCCGGAGCTCGCCCCGGCGAGCCCATGGTCCCTGCCATGGCTCTCGGATCGGCTCCGGGCGCCGGATGGCTGTCCGTGGGACCGCGAGCAGACCCACGATTCGCTCCGCGGCCATCTCCTCGAGGAGACGTACGAGGTGTACGACGCCCTCGCGTCCGGCGCCTCGCCAGCCCTCGCCGAGGAGCTCGGCGACCTCCTCCTCCAGATCGTCCTCCACGCCCAGCTCGCGGCAGAGGCCGGCGTCTTCGACCTGGCGGATGTCGAGGCGGCGATCGGGGCGAAGATCGTCCGCCGGCATCCCCATGTCTTCGGCGACGCCGAGGCCCGCACGGCGAGCGACGTGAACCGTCAATGGGAGCGGATCAAGGCCGCCGAGCGCGCCGAGGCGGCCGAGGCAGCCGAGGCCCCAAAGAGCGCACTCGACGGGATCAGCCCTTCCCTCCCGGCCCTCGCCGCGAGCCAGGAGATGCAGGAGCGGGCGGCCAACCTCGGCTACGACTGGCCCACGATCGACGGCGTCATCGACAAGGTCCACGAAGAGCTCGGGGAACTGCTCGCAGCCGACTCGGACGCGAACCGGCGGGAGGAGCTCGGCGACCTCCTCATGGTCCTCGTCAACGTCGGCCGCAAGCACGGCATCCAGGCGGAGGCCGCCCTGCGCGAGGCGAACGGCAAGTTCCGGCGGCGGTTCGGCGAGGTCGAACGGCTCGCCCGAGAGCGGGGCGTCGCGCTCCGCGACCTGGACTTCGACGCGCTCGATGCGCTGTGGGACGCTGCCAAGGCGGCGACCGGATGAGGGAGATACGACGATGACGATCGGGAACCGACCGCCGACGATCCGCACGGACGGACGCGGACCGGACGAACCGCGCCAGGTGACGTTCACCCTGGGCGTTCAGAAGTGGGCAGAAGGGTCGTGCCGGATCCGCGTCGGTGACACGGAGGTCCTGTGCGCCGCCACGATCGCGGACCGCGTCCCGCCCCATCTCCGCGGCAAGGGCACGGGCTGGATCACCGCCGAGTACGCGATGCTCCCGCGGGCGACGTCCGAGCGGACGGACCGCGAGTCCGTCAAGGGCCGGATCGGCGGCCGGACCCACGAGATCCAGCGGCTCATCGGCCGCTCGCTTCGCGGCGTCGTGGACCTTGCCCGGATCGGCGAGCGGACGATCACCGTGGACTGCGACGTCCTCCAGGCGGACGGCGGCACGCGGACCGCCTCGATCACCGGGGGCTATGTCGCCCTCGCGGCCGCCCTCATCAGCCACGGCATGGAGCGCCACCTCGTCGCCAAGATCGCGGCGATCAGCGTCGGGATCGTCGACGGGCGACCGCTCCTCGACCTCGACTACAGCGAGGACTCCCGGGCGGATGTCGACTTCAATGTCGTCGGCACGGACGCCGGGACGTACGTCGAGCTGCAGGGCACGGCGGAGGGGAAACCGTTCGATCGGGCGGCGATGAACGGGCTGCTCGACCTCGCCGGACGCGGCCTGGACCGCCTCTTCGCCGCCCAGGCGGAGGCGATCGCCACGGTCCGCCGGTGACGCACGGTCGCGCCGGCATCGCCGACCACACCGTCGGCGGCGGCCGGCTCCTCGTCGCGACACGCTCCGCCCACAAGCTCCGCGAGCTTCGCGAGCTCCTCGGGCCCATCGCGCCCACCCTCGTCTCCCTCGACGATCTCGGCATCGCCGACGAGGTGGAGGAGACCGGGATGACGTTCGAGGCGAACGCCCGGCTCAAGGCCAGGATCTACGCCCAACGCTCCGGGATCGCCACCCTCGCCGACGATTCGGGGATCGAGGTCGACGCGCTCGGCGGAGGGCCCGGCGTCCGGACGCGGCGCTACGCCGGCGACGACGCGACGGATGCGGAGAACAACGCCAGGCTCCTCGCCGCGCTCGACGGGCTGCCGCCGGGGCGGCGCGGCGCCCGCTACGTCTGCGTCCTCGTGCTCGCCGATCCGGCACGGACCGGGCCGCGGGGCGGGATGGCGGTACGGACCGCGCGCGGCACGTGCCGCGGCAGGATCGCCTCGCTGCCGCGCGGCAGCGGCG from Chloroflexota bacterium encodes:
- a CDS encoding peptidylprolyl isomerase, which encodes MTLRSASRRIDRSRHGSRRTLYTNLAFGAILVIALVILAVAAGVSYYSDHLAPVATVNGHSISKDDLRARIAIDTWRINSLESQLRNAVSSGRLSKATSDQQIASLERVKTNTNTFVAQSLQSLIDNELMNELASQKGIAVTAAQIDARLALEATTAEARHIWILEVKPQVTAPATTPTPLQLTTAQTTINAAEAALKAGTTWETVAKQVTPNDTTAGDQGFTEKDGSVIDAALLNALFALPANGFTGVIKGADGTFRIGRVTQIIPQSIDPNYQQSITAAGISLDTYRVAAEGDLVRTALSDRIVADATTKPSLQRHVLEIMMTQQIDQTTKAPILTDQVDAAHILYLPYSASGNGSPVPSGDPGWEVAHQRALATYYALLKDPTQFAAIARRDSADTGSAANGGNLGYLSQNGLVKPFGDAIFKPGLVKGEILPPVQTQFGWHVIEFLGRRPPALTAMNGLALQLAKPGADFAALAKANSTAANASTGGDMGWVAPYQLSQKLEDAITATAVGKVSAVVTDGNNVYLYKVVDEQTRLPDASQIATLKSSAFQNWYNAQRAKATITTDPAFTVSSSGSSIPGG
- the mazG gene encoding nucleoside triphosphate pyrophosphohydrolase is translated as MLDALVAEARVRWGLDPAAGLQVVIAERLVGTPIDPTRPVLVVPAVILGTANDGPVRPLPGRHGPRGQDPLAVVGRLYPADHSVGRFGVAVGTVVGDLVPDDLTAPLYLAPVPPELAPASPWSLPWLSDRLRAPDGCPWDREQTHDSLRGHLLEETYEVYDALASGASPALAEELGDLLLQIVLHAQLAAEAGVFDLADVEAAIGAKIVRRHPHVFGDAEARTASDVNRQWERIKAAERAEAAEAAEAPKSALDGISPSLPALAASQEMQERAANLGYDWPTIDGVIDKVHEELGELLAADSDANRREELGDLLMVLVNVGRKHGIQAEAALREANGKFRRRFGEVERLARERGVALRDLDFDALDALWDAAKAATG
- the rph gene encoding ribonuclease PH, with the protein product MTIGNRPPTIRTDGRGPDEPRQVTFTLGVQKWAEGSCRIRVGDTEVLCAATIADRVPPHLRGKGTGWITAEYAMLPRATSERTDRESVKGRIGGRTHEIQRLIGRSLRGVVDLARIGERTITVDCDVLQADGGTRTASITGGYVALAAALISHGMERHLVAKIAAISVGIVDGRPLLDLDYSEDSRADVDFNVVGTDAGTYVELQGTAEGKPFDRAAMNGLLDLAGRGLDRLFAAQAEAIATVRR
- a CDS encoding non-canonical purine NTP pyrophosphatase yields the protein MADHTVGGGRLLVATRSAHKLRELRELLGPIAPTLVSLDDLGIADEVEETGMTFEANARLKARIYAQRSGIATLADDSGIEVDALGGGPGVRTRRYAGDDATDAENNARLLAALDGLPPGRRGARYVCVLVLADPARTGPRGGMAVRTARGTCRGRIASLPRGSGGFGYDPIFEPAAEPPGGRTLGQYSPAEKHAISHRARAARRMARHLRDGLE